In the genome of Arabidopsis thaliana chromosome 4, partial sequence, the window AATTGTatcttgatttgtttaaaCAGGACACTGTGATTGATGCTGGTAAATATGATGGCTCATTAGGCATCATTTCTGCAATCTCTGCATTGAAGGTTCTGAAAATAGATGGGAGATTGGGAGAACTAAAGCGGCCTGTTGAGGTTTGTCCCCTTTTATACCGCCTCATCGAATAAATTTAGTCGTTATAGCCAATGGAGATATTAAACAAGAAACTTGTGTTATATTCATTCAGGTGATTGCGTTTAGTGATGAGGAAGGAGTGAGGTTTCAGTCTACTTTCCTAGGCAGTGCTGCTTTGGCTGGAATCATGCCAGTTTCTCGGTTGGAGGTTACTGATAAAAGGTTTTGCTCAAGGACCTTAGCTTCTTCTACTTACGTAGATTGAGTATACGTACTCACGTTTTCCATATTCATTCGTTCAGTGGTATTTCTGTGCAAGATGCTCTTAAAGAGAACTCTATAGACATAACAGATGAAAACTTGATGCAGTTGAAGTATGATCCTGCATCTGTTTGGGGATATGTAGAGGTAAAGCCTACTTGATCTCCTTTTGTTTGTATGTTCGATAGCTAGTGAAGCACATGTTGTTTTTCCTCAAGAGTTGTAATATGATTGTTTGAGTGTTGACTATGAATATTCTCATGTAGGTTCACATTGAGCAAGGGCCGGTGCTTGAATGGGTTGGTTATCCTTTAGGTGTAGTAAAAGGAATTGCAGGACAGACAAGACTCAAGGTAACGTATTCAAAGCTAATTAACTTCATGTTTAATCTTGGAGAAGGCTATTTGAAACCCAAATGGACAGAATTCTACAGGTTACTGTAAAAGGATCTCAAGGACATGCTGGTACAGTTCCAATGTCAATGCGTCAGGACCCTATGACTGGTGCTGCGGAGCTGATTGTACTATTGGAAAGTGTTTgcaaaaaccctaaagatTACTTATCTTGCAACGTTCAATGCAACGAGGATACAGTAGAATCCCTTGCTAATTCACTTGTTTGTACTGTTGGAGAGATCTCAACATGGCCAAGTGCTAGCAATGTCATCCCAGGCCAGGTAAGACAAAGAAActattctcttctttgcaCTTATGTTTTTTCTCTATTGGTATTGTGAATGAACTCTAAATGATTTCATGGAGATGAATTCAGGTAACTTTCACTGTGGATTTACGTACGATAGATGATGTAGGACGCAAGGCTATTCTCCATGACTTATCAACTAGGATGTACCAGATATGTGACAAAAGATCGCTTTTGTGCTCCATTGAACGAAAGGTAAAGAGTGTTGTACAAGTCCTAAAACCTTATACTCCCTATTGTTTCCTTCTTACCAACTTCGTCCCGGTTTTTATCATCATTGCAGCACGATGCAGACGCAGTAATGTCAGACCCGCAATTGAGTTTACAGCTGAAATCAGCAGCTCAGAGTGCACTTAAGAAGATGACAGGAGAGGTTCAAGACGAGGTCCCCGTGCTAATGAGTGGAGCAGGACATGATGCAATGGCTATGGCACACTTAACCAAGGTAATTGACTTTCAAAAGTCATCCACATGTTTGTTTCAGGCCTTATAAGCTATAAGCCATGTGGGTTTTGTCTCTTGGTTCAGACACTAACTTAATGGGAGATTTCTTTTGGTTTCGGAAGGTGGGAATGTTGTTTGTCCGGTGTCGTGGAGGAATAAGTCATTCTCCGGCAGAACATGTATTGGATGACGATGTTGGTGCAGCCGGTTTGGCCATCTTGGAGTTTCTAGAGTCTCAAATGTAAAACATGACAAATATATGAGAAACAGAGTGGAGTCTTGTCTCATAGAGACTCCATGAAAAATGTATAGTATCATTTGTTGTTATTTGTCTTCTCTCTGTGTACTCTTTGGAACTGCATTTGTATAGAATTAGtccgatttttaaaaatgtatgatatATTATTAGCTTATCTTTCATGGTATTGTCCATTGCATGCAATAATTTGATGAACATGGCTTATTTTTGATGGTAATATCTcttgtttctactttctaatAAGCCATTTTAGAATCTCATATTTATAGATAGCATTTACAATAAATCATAGTGTATGTTACACATTTATGGCGgataaatattagttttgaatattgaaGTTAATATGCATGAGAGGTTCCTAATTTTTTGAAAGAGGTTCCTGATTTCTCTCTAATCAGAAACGGCTTATAAACCAATTAATCTGATTTTTATGTCCGGATTCTCTTAACGAATATCACATGCAATTAACGTTGATTAACCAtaaatgtgaaaaaaatacattaaaatctcataatttcgaaatcatttcaaaaaatataagcGTATCATTTCCACTTGTATTGTTGCTTAAACCTAGCAAACTACGTTTgactaaacaaacaaacaaaaaaccctGCAATTCCAAaagttcttgaagaagaagaacaaagtctACTACTCTGTTCAGGTTTGGATCTTTCTTCACAACATTTTTGAGATTCATTTTAgcgttttttttctaactgttttcttcaaaatacaACAGGAAATGGCGGTGAACGGTACCGGTAACGGAACCGGTGACGGCGATTTCTCATTGAAAGAGACATCTCCCAATATCGGCAATGGTGGTGTTAACGGCGGCGAGAAGCTGACGTCATCGTTCGATCTTGTGGAGGCGATGCATTTCCTCTACGCTAGAATTGTCCGTGCTCGAGCCTTACCGGTCAACGACTCTTTCGTCGCAGTCAAAATCGGAAGCTACaaaggaagaacaaaacagatcttaaactcaaaccctAACCCTGAGTTTCACGAAACCTTCGCATTCACGAAAACTCGTCTTCAAGGGGATATCTTAGAAGTGGTCGTGCGAAACAGAGATAACCCAAACGAAGACGATATTGTCGGGAAATGTAAGTTCGATGTTGCGGAGATTCCGACACGTGTTCCTCCTGATAGTCCATTGGCTCCTCAATGGTATAGATTGGAAGATAGAAACGGTGTCAAGATCGGTGGAGAGATTATGGTATCTGTTTGGATTGGGACACAAGCTGATGAAGTTTTCTCGGAGGCTTGGCATTCGGATTCGGCGAGTGTTACCGGAGAAAACGTGGTGAACACGCGATCTAAAGTTTATCTTTCACCGAGGCTTTGGTACTTGCGAGTTAATGTAATCGAAGCTCAGGATTTGGTTCTGTTGCACCCGAACCGGATCAATCCAGAGATTCTGATTAAAGGGTTTCTTGGAAACGTTGTTGTGAGGAGTCGGATTTCGCAGACGAAGAGTGTGAGTCCTGTGTGGAACGAGGATATGATGTTTGTAGCGGTTGAGCCGTTTGATGACAGTTTGATACTTAGCGTGGAAGATAAGGTAGGGCCGAGAGAAGAGTGTTTAGGAAGGTGTGAGATAAAGTTATCTCAGGTTGAGAGAAGGGTGCTTCCTGGTCCGGTGCCGTCATTGTGGTACAACGTTGAACACATTGGTGAGACCGGAGAAGGGAGGAGATTTGCTGGGAGGATTCATTTGCGGGTTTCTTTAGACGGAGGTTATCACGTTCTTGATGAGTCGATTCAGTATAGCAGCGATTACAGAGCTTCAGCTAAGCTTCTATGGACTCCACCTATTGGTGTGTTGGAGCTAGGAGTTTTAAATGCTACGGGTTTAATGCCGATGAAGTCAAGAGGTGGCCGAGGAACTACCGATGCGTATTGTGTGGCGAAATACGGAACAAAATGGGTGAGAACGAGGACCATTGTGGACACTTTCGATCCAAAGTGGAATGAGCAGTATACTTGGGAAGTCTATGATCCTTACACGGTGATAACAATCGGTGTCTTCGATAATCTGAAATTGTTTGGTGCGGGTAACGAAAACCGTTTGATCAACGATTCAAGGATTGGGAAGATCAGGATACGTTTATCGACCCTTGTAACCTCGAAGATCTACACACATTCTTATCCTTTAATGGTTTTAAAACCAGACGGGGTTAAAAAAATGGGTGAGATTCAGCTCGCGGTTAGGTTCACCGCGACATCTATGATGGATATGCTTCAGAAGTACACAGAGCCGTTGCTTCCAGAAATGCATTACATATCTCCATTGTCTATATACCAATTAGACAGTCTTAGGCACCAAGCGACCCACATTCTCTGCATCAACTTAGGGCGCAACGAGCCAGCACTTGGAAGAGATGTTGTAGAGTATATGCTCGATGTGGGATCAAACATTTGGAGTCTACGAAGAGGAAGAGCGAATTTCGAACGTCTTGTCTCGTTTTTCGATGGCTGGATCGATGCTTGGAAATGGTTTGATGAGATTTGCAAATGGAAAAGTCCCGTGACGTCGGTTTTAGTCCATATTGTCTGCTTGTTCGTTGTTTTTCTCCCTAAGTACTGTGTTTTCTCGATGCTACTGTACTGCTTCGTGTTTGGGTTATACAGGTTCGGTTTGAGACCGAGACATCCTCCACATATGGATATAAAGCTGTCTAAAGCTGATTCAGCTTTGCCCGATGAGCTAGACGAGGAGTTTGATGTGTTTCCAAGCTCGAAATCCGGTGATGTACTGAAAAGAAGGTATGATAGGTTGCGTGGGATCGCAGGGAGGATGATGATTGTGTTGGGAGATTTGGCTACACAAGGAGAAAGAGTGAAAAGTTTGTTGAGTTGGAGAGATCCAAGAGCAACGTCTCTGTTCTTGACGTTCTGTTTTGTTAGCTGTGGAGTGATTTGTTTCGTCTCCATGAAGTTACTGCTCACATTTCTTGCGTTCTACGTCATGAGACATCCTAGGGTTAGAGTTTTCGATATACCTTCTATTCCTCAGAATTTCTTCAGGAGATTACCATCAAGAGCTGATAGCATCTTGTGAGTGTGGAATTGTCTAATCTATCTATCATTGGTTTTTAGTCTGAATCCAAATCAAAGGGTTATTATTTGTATGACTTTAAAATGAATCCCAAAAGCTATATTGTCAATCCAAGGGTTATTTCTTTGCTCAGGTTGGTTGCGTTCAGCTAATAGCATTTGTGAGTATGCAAGATATACACTTATCTGAATCCGaatttgaatcaaagaaatttgtttctgATCAGTTacatatctttatatatagtattacattaaaccacaaaaaaaaagagtctgTATAGTAGTTTCAAGGTAAGTAAGTGAACCACGACACAAATCTTTAAGCTTCGCTTATGGAGCATTGCTGATCAATTTCAgacttctctttctttgcCTAGGAGCTCGAGGTTTTCAGCCATAAAGAGACCCAATCAGACTTCGAAGATCTTTCATTTTGGTTCAAGCTGCGagaataaataataatcaaacaatgaaagaaacagaacaaagatcTCAAATAGTCAAATCAAACATGTCTGAAACAGAACATATCTTAACAATGGAGGATTCAATAGCAACAAAATGGGATTTTCATATCCTTATAAACCTTAGCTAATGTGGTCTTACTCGCGCATAAATCAAGTAACATGTTTAAAAAGttagaatttcaaaaatagTTTATCTGACTACCTGTTTTTCGCGCGCATTTCTGGTATTCCAAAACTCCAGAAGCGCAAAAAGTTCCCACGCATGGAGACTCTTAAGGTGGAAACGGGATCTGAGCAAAAATGCTCTGTAGTGTTCAAGTACACAGGTTCCTCCAGCATTTATCAATGGCGGCATTGATCTTCTTTGGTTTACAGATCTCTCGAACAATCATCGCCCAAGTGGAGGTCTTCGGTGCCAGATACTTACCCAGCATTACTTCCACAATCGTACACGCGCCTGATACTCTCTGACGCTTTAAGAGCCTTACAACAAGCTCTTCTAGAAAACTCCTCCCTTTGTCACAAGAATTTGACTTCTCGCTCAAAGTATTCAAAAAGGTGTTACACGTAATAACATCGGGATCACAACCTCTATCTAACATAGAGTTCAAGAGATCTACTGCTCTAGAGATATCTTTTTGCATACATAAGCCATCAAGAAGTATATTATAAGTAACAACATCAGGTTGTGACTTGGGTTCTTCTTGGCATAACATCTCATGGTAAAGTTTTAAGGCCGCATCCATCGAGCCAATACCACAAAGACCTTTTATAATTGAGCTATAAGCTACTGTATCAGGTTTGATCCCGATAGTGAGCATCTTTGACCACACCATCATAGCCTCCTTAACTCTCCCAACCCCACAAAGACCATCGATTAGAACACTATAACAAAACTTATTTCGAGAACATCCGGTTTTATCCATCTCTTTCCACACTTGAACCGCTTCTTCACAAAGACCAGTTTTGAAGAATCCTTTCATCAATGAGCTATACGTATACGCATTGGGCAAGCAGCCACTAGCAATCATTCTATTAAGGATCTCTTTAGCTTCATTTGGTTTCCCTTCGCGGCATAAACCATCTACAAGAACACTGTACACAACAATATTGGGCTTGCATCCTTTCTCTGCCATTTTCCTCCACAAGGACATAGCCTCCTCGGCCTTTCCCTCTTTGAACAACCCACTTATAAGGACCGAATAAATATGCTGATTCAAATGATACCCTCTTTCTTCCATAGAGCTCAACAACCTAACCGCATCCGTTGCTCGTCTTTGCTTAACCAACCCATTAATCAGCGTTCCATATGTGACATCATTTGGGATACATTTGCTAGACACCATCCGCTCCAAGAGACTAACAGCTTTATCTAACTTACCCTTAAGACATAGACCATGAATAAGCGTATTATAAGTAACCTCATTAGGAACACATCCCTTAAGAAACATATTATCCACAAGCTTTGTCACCCGTGTCAAATCCCCTTTCTTGCACAATCCATCAATCAACACATTATATATAACCGGACTCGGTGAACACCCCTCGCTCTGCATCTCATCCAACAGTAAAACCGCCTCATCAATCCTTTCCTCCTTACACAACCCATCCATCAATGTACAATACGTATAACCATCAGGCAAACACTTTCTCTCAGGCATTCCTCTGAAGACCTCAATAGCTCTATCCACAAATCTTAACTTACAAAGAGCCTTAATGACCAAATTAAAACTCAACCCATTAGGAGAAATGTTCATGTTCATGTTGGAATTCACAACATAATCATAAAACTCCAATCCTCGATGATAAAGACCCTCGTTTATAATCACATTCAACACAGAGTTAAACGACTTAACACTACGTTTACATCGAAACTCATCAACCATTCTATGAAACAAGTCTACAGCTTTATCAGGCAAATGTGCTTTCCCATAAGCTCTAAAGACAACAATGAAACTACGCTCTATAATCACTCTGTTCTCTAATCTAATTCGACTCAAAAGCTTCTCTACCGAATCAAAATCACCCGAATTGGCGTAACTCTCAATCATTGAAGATAAAGTAGAATCACCCAACTTGAAAGAACCCATTTTGGGAGCTGATTTAAACATCTTCTCCGAGATTGGAGCTTCCAATGGATTCTCCACCACTTCCATTGACGGGTTAGGAGAAAccgaaacagaagaagagaagcgaAGATGGATAGAGAAGTTAACTGGGTTACTCGAAAGGATTCGACTTTCTTTGAGAAAGTAGCTGAAGAAGCTGATACGGATTGGGATTGGGCATTTGGGCATGAACTCGTAGGGTTTATGCTTAAACCCTTATTTGgggatttcaaaagtttggtGTTTTcgcaagagagagagagaaagagatagagatgaTGCAACTCTTACAGCTCTCTCATTTGCAGatttgaaagagagatgaagattgaagaagatattCGATCAATTTAGAGGTTTGTTGATAAACGATGACATTTgatttctgcttcttctcttcttcgccACTAAGAGTTATcaataaatttcaatttttttgtttcctctcaattaattgattaattacttcttaattactattaaaaagtgaaattttctaattcatttaccaataatttttttaatttataaaatttatgtaatcAAATCCAAATGGTAAATAATCtcatatacataataattttggggatcttattatataaaatatatggttttcaaaattgCTAACTCATAGGATTGTGCCACGTGTCAAATCAaacgatcagatgtttacatgtgtcattcaaaatttaacttttttattctctaaaaaaatagaaaatcttaaaaagtaaacaaatttatatatactaatttatatgtctatatatttataaacaattaacatttattcaacaaaaacaaaattaacaaatttgtctttaactcatgtaatcataagtgaaaatagaacactttgagaaaaatagcttagcttataggatttaacttttcaatttttttcatttattaattttaactcatttaatattaatttgcatgatgtaaaattaacttacGAGATTACGTGGGTGATTGGTTCGTCTGTAACTGTAGATTTACTGCTGtagaatttttgttgtagGTGTGATGACTGTAGTTGTAAGTTTTATTGCTGTAAAAATTAGACTGTaggttttattaatataattattacttaaaGAAATTGGGTAGAAATAAGATTTTGgttgtatgtatttttaaacaaaaaaaaattatcgggtcgggttcgggttcgagttatttatatattgaaatatcaaattttgtgtgcaaatctattaaattacttgaaattttcaaaaattctcaaaacaacatgagtagttttgcttgaatatatctaaaaatacacaaaaataactaaaatatccaaaaaaatcctaatattttctatatataagtataaatataactaatatatacttatatttgagatatgtttggataCTTATTCGGGTTTGGGTTTGAGTTTTTCgagttttaaagtttagatcCGTTCgagtatttgaaaatttcgggtacacccgcctaaataggcgggccttatctagttatatataatatgttatttattgtATAACTTTGGGGACTACTACTCTCACAAGAAACATTTGACTTCAAGAGAAAAATGGTCTCGCTTTCCATCAGTCGTTCTCCTTATTATACAATTGCAGTCTCGACCACAACGGGTTCTGAAGCTAGTGTAGAAGATTGCATTCTCCgccttcaccttcttcttcgacTCCACGTTTGCTTTGGTTCTCACaactatcttcttcatctcaaaTGGCTTTGCAGACTCCAGCGCATGCGCATGCTGCGTTTACACAAGACAACACCAAAAACCAAGTTTCTTTAAACAGATCATATATAGcctaataaacaaaatcccCTCTTTCTTTCGGTGATCAAGTCTTTTTTCCTTACCAGTTTGGAGAACAATGCGAGTTCCGCGTATAGATGAAGCcattccttctcttcttctaactCTGAATCTTTCATCTGTACCAtatcaacaacatcaaatccttaatattttaatctttaacACATGAAAAATCTCACCTCATAGTATTGCAGCTTGTCCCTTCCCGTTAGTGCATCTTCCGGCATCCACTCGGGCATACCACCTTTGAAGAAATCATCCACGAGATCTTTGTTCCATCCAAAATATGTGTCTTCCTCCTCTAAGAGACACAAGTTGACATAACTAATATAGCCGTATGAACTAACTAGGTATGACGGAAAACAAAGGTGCATTTACATTTACCTGGAATTTTGGGCTTTATTCTGCCTCCCGTTGTAATTGTGCTCAAGCAGTGTTTATTCTCAACGGCATACCTAACGTGCGTTTCGAACTCACAGATCGAATTGTCTACTGGATCCATTGCCTCCAAACTTATGAAATGAGAAAGAATCGAGGTTATCCATGAGTCAAAATTGTGTACAGTCAGAAATTGTAAGTTTGTGCCCTACAAgatcaaaagaagcaaagacaaaaataagGATCTGGTGAGAGTACTCCGACAGAAACAAAGTTCACTTGAATCGTACTAGAACGAACGTGTAGGAATATATTACATTTTGCAGATTGTAGCAATGAAGTCCAACTCTACCGAAGAGGATTATATTTGGATGAGGTCCTCCATATTTTGCAATGTCAGCCCTTTGTTTAATGTAGTATTTGTTATAAtcaaacttttcttctctctaaacAAAACACAGAATCTATAAGCTTTAAAATGCAAATATCTCTATGAGTGATGAGACCTAAAGTTCATACATCCACAATCAAATCCAATTACCCGATTAGCCCAAACATGTCGTGGGATGGAGGATGAAGATTCTTGTGGTCTCTGATCTTCCAGCTTCTCATTACTCTGCGATGGTTCCTCGACCAAGTCTCTGGCTTCTTGCTTCCACATTCCGTTACCCATTTCTTGGcaaatatataaaccctatattaataaacttttaagAGACTTGGAACTTAAGattcaaaccctaatttggaATACAAATCTATGCGCGTTAAGCCAAACCACATCATTAATTAAGAACACTGTCAATACACAACATGTGAGCAGCGAAGACCACAACAGAGGGAAGTGATTGAGAACAGCAGATCTAAGCTCATATTCAACAtgcatagaagaagaaaaccaatttTGCATCAAGAGATACTGAAAAATCTTTCATTCATAAGAGTTCCAAGATTCcataaaaacaacaactatttggaagaagatgaaatggaGACATCTCAAGTTCTGTTCCAATGTAAAATACAGACCAACTAAGTTCGGTTTCAGAACTCACCTTCTTCACCTATGAAATTTGACGAGATCGCAAGAAGAATATACAATGGATTCAGTGTTTCGTAATCGGtgagaaaaagacaaataaataagCTTGATGATAGCTTGTTAGACCTTAGAGAATAGAAGATTGGGTTTAAAGGCTattctctcctttttctttttcatcgaCTCAACTTTATGGACTAATATATGCAATCTCATCTCTTTGTTCTAATTTGGACAAATACTTTTAGCTTTTTAGACATTTGTTATATGTCACAATGCAATTgataaagatataaatttgTTGACAATGAATGCATAGGTTCAGAACCATAAACACcttcaaattattaaaactcaaaaatagaAAGTAGAAACCCAAAAGGTAGTTTCATCAGCACACAAAACTCAATCCTGTTAATTTAAAAGTAACGAAATAAAGCAATTGCAAAATTATAGTAGTCATTACAACTCCACCTATATCATGATTGATGAAGCCTCCCTAAGTTACATGAATCTTTCTGGTGGTGAGATCAAAACTCTACTTGTTCGAGGCCTTGTTAGACAGCTTCTTCACCGGTTTCATGCTTCTTCTTGACGGAATCTGCCTCGACTTTGCGACAGTGAAAGTAGAAAAACTGAAGcagaataagaaaatcaagaacagcACATCCTCCTGAATCAACTAGCCATGGTAGATTCGGTTCGATTTTCGACCATTCGACGCTGTTCACTAGTATGCTTGCAACATAAGTCACATTGCCAATGAATGCAAAGAAGAACATTAATGGATTCAATCCCTCAACATTTCCTCTCCTTACATTCATACATATTTGAGGAAGCCTTCCACCCATGTAAATCGCCGCCATTGCCCAACCCAACCACATTCCaatattgttgttttctccTAAGTTACCGCTAGAGACCTCCAAAAGCTTTCTTGCTCCTGCTCCTCCAACTACAAACACTCTATCTTTCCCTCTCAAATCCATACTTCTTGAACCACTCAATACGTTGAATGatccaagaaacaagaacaccGAGACCACACATAGCAACGATTTGGTAGAAGGACGCTTAGCTTCTTCACGAAGCAAAGGCTCTTCTACATCAACCATCTGATGATTCCTTCGGTTTTTCATCAACCGCGGGTAAATATGCCCGTAGTATATAGATTGAACATAGAGAACAAGTGTAGCCAGAGTATACAACACTGCCGTGTAGAATTGAACTGGAAGACTAGCTGGTTCCATCAAGCAGCCAACAACATTAAAGATATCACCAAGCATCCATGTTGTTAAGAAGGTTATAGAGACTCCTTCAATGGACTTTTGATTGTAGTTAGTCATAATCTGCGGTATCTCGGCAACACTCCAACTGATAACACTGATGATACCAAGAGATAGTGACAAATCATCTCGAATCATCGTTCTTCACGTATGATACAGCCGAATAAACCtgttaaaaccctaaatacgAAATTACAAGTAGCTGAATAATATTGAGCAATGAACAACTCCTCTTATAAAGGTAAGAAGAGAGTTAGAAGATGAATAGGAAAAGGGTTTTGAAACTACAATGACCAGATTCTAAGAGGAATAGGAAAGGTTTTCAGAATTCAGATTGGAGAAAACGAATCCTATGAATGAATTAGGTTaaaatttttagtttctttctctatataattaaaatttgatatttatcaaaaacaaattaaataattaaaaggaTATATccaaataattagaaaaaataagaatctaagtatatatcttgtttataCACGCAATGTTTATCTCTTCAAAGTCTAGGCTTTTGATCGAGTCTCCTACTATACTAATACCACCaaccaatttaaaaaaaaaacaagtagaaatttaacaaaagtCTAACATCTTCCAaattttttccattttctaaaattatgttttgagtttgacgtttctttgttatttatataaactATAGTATGCTATCATCTTCAATCAGAAACAGTTCCACAgaagttttctgttttaacttttcctctgtttttgatttttctctctGAATCTCTCCTTCATTTCCCCGGGAAATAGTACCAGAAAGGTTATCATCGATCAAACTCTTCTTGGTGGATTCTTCAGAGATGGGTTTAGTCAACGGGA includes:
- a CDS encoding Calcium-dependent lipid-binding (CaLB domain) plant phosphoribosyltransferase family protein (Calcium-dependent lipid-binding (CaLB domain) plant phosphoribosyltransferase family protein; CONTAINS InterPro DOMAIN/s: C2 membrane targeting protein (InterPro:IPR018029), C2 calcium/lipid-binding domain, CaLB (InterPro:IPR008973), Phosphoribosyltransferase C-terminal (InterPro:IPR013583), C2 calcium-dependent membrane targeting (InterPro:IPR000008); BEST Arabidopsis thaliana protein match is: Calcium-dependent lipid-binding (CaLB domain) plant phosphoribosyltransferase family protein (TAIR:AT3G57880.1); Has 1196 Blast hits to 1025 proteins in 134 species: Archae - 0; Bacteria - 0; Metazoa - 399; Fungi - 32; Plants - 689; Viruses - 0; Other Eukaryotes - 76 (source: NCBI BLink).), which codes for MAVNGTGNGTGDGDFSLKETSPNIGNGGVNGGEKLTSSFDLVEAMHFLYARIVRARALPVNDSFVAVKIGSYKGRTKQILNSNPNPEFHETFAFTKTRLQGDILEVVVRNRDNPNEDDIVGKCKFDVAEIPTRVPPDSPLAPQWYRLEDRNGVKIGGEIMVSVWIGTQADEVFSEAWHSDSASVTGENVVNTRSKVYLSPRLWYLRVNVIEAQDLVLLHPNRINPEILIKGFLGNVVVRSRISQTKSVSPVWNEDMMFVAVEPFDDSLILSVEDKVGPREECLGRCEIKLSQVERRVLPGPVPSLWYNVEHIGETGEGRRFAGRIHLRVSLDGGYHVLDESIQYSSDYRASAKLLWTPPIGVLELGVLNATGLMPMKSRGGRGTTDAYCVAKYGTKWVRTRTIVDTFDPKWNEQYTWEVYDPYTVITIGVFDNLKLFGAGNENRLINDSRIGKIRIRLSTLVTSKIYTHSYPLMVLKPDGVKKMGEIQLAVRFTATSMMDMLQKYTEPLLPEMHYISPLSIYQLDSLRHQATHILCINLGRNEPALGRDVVEYMLDVGSNIWSLRRGRANFERLVSFFDGWIDAWKWFDEICKWKSPVTSVLVHIVCLFVVFLPKYCVFSMLLYCFVFGLYRFGLRPRHPPHMDIKLSKADSALPDELDEEFDVFPSSKSGDVLKRRYDRLRGIAGRMMIVLGDLATQGERVKSLLSWRDPRATSLFLTFCFVSCGVICFVSMKLLLTFLAFYVMRHPRVRVFDIPSIPQNFFRRLPSRADSIL
- the AAH gene encoding allantoate amidohydrolase, which encodes MAVPHPSSSSSRSHPFLSHVYHTSFHHHHHHNHPSLVLFWCLVFSLLSPLALSSSSSSSSSSSDSSSSSSSHISLGIGETEGTKHDLHQAILRDEAVARLHELGQVSDAATHLERTFMSPASIRAIPLIRGWMEDAGLSTWVDYMGNVHGRVEPKNGSSQALLIGSHMDTVIDAGKYDGSLGIISAISALKVLKIDGRLGELKRPVEVIAFSDEEGVRFQSTFLGSAALAGIMPVSRLEVTDKSGISVQDALKENSIDITDENLMQLKYDPASVWGYVEVHIEQGPVLEWVGYPLGVVKGIAGQTRLKVTVKGSQGHAGTVPMSMRQDPMTGAAELIVLLESVCKNPKDYLSCNVQCNEDTVESLANSLVCTVGEISTWPSASNVIPGQDARLFSMTYQLGCTRYVTKDRFCAPLNESTMQTQ
- the AAH gene encoding allantoate amidohydrolase (allantoate amidohydrolase (AAH); CONTAINS InterPro DOMAIN/s: Peptidase M20 (InterPro:IPR002933), ArgE/DapE/ACY1/CPG2/YscS, conserved site (InterPro:IPR001261), Amidase, hydantoinase/carbamoylase (InterPro:IPR010158), Peptidase M20, dimerisation (InterPro:IPR011650); BEST Arabidopsis thaliana protein match is: ureidoglycolate amidohydrolase (TAIR:AT5G43600.1); Has 3541 Blast hits to 3529 proteins in 962 species: Archae - 54; Bacteria - 2502; Metazoa - 32; Fungi - 158; Plants - 88; Viruses - 0; Other Eukaryotes - 707 (source: NCBI BLink).), which encodes MAVPHPSSSSSRSHPFLSHVYHTSFHHHHHHNHPSLVLFWCLVFSLLSPLALSSSSSSSSSSSDSSSSSSSHISLGIGETEGTKHDLHQAILRDEAVARLHELGQVSDAATHLERTFMSPASIRAIPLIRGWMEDAGLSTWVDYMGNVHGRVEPKNGSSQALLIGSHMDTVIDAGKYDGSLGIISAISALKVLKIDGRLGELKRPVEVIAFSDEEGVRFQSTFLGSAALAGIMPVSRLEVTDKSGISVQDALKENSIDITDENLMQLKYDPASVWGYVEVHIEQGPVLEWVGYPLGVVKGIAGQTRLKVTVKGSQGHAGTVPMSMRQDPMTGAAELIVLLESVCKNPKDYLSCNVQCNEDTVESLANSLVCTVGEISTWPSASNVIPGQVTFTVDLRTIDDVGRKAILHDLSTRMYQICDKRSLLCSIERKHDADAVMSDPQLSLQLKSAAQSALKKMTGEVQDEVPVLMSGAGHDAMAMAHLTKVGMLFVRCRGGISHSPAEHVLDDDVGAAGLAILEFLESQM